taaaactagttgattgaattgaaaatgttTGATGATATTAGCTAATGAactaactaatatatatatatatatatatatatatatatatatatatatagagagagagagagagagagagagattttatTATAGTTACATGTTTGTGtgtcacttttaatatttaaatttatttttgtaacatattttcttaaaaattatgacaataatttttaaattacatattttgaaaaaaatgatgaaaatatgattattttgcTTAATCCTACTCAAATATGGCTatctaacataaaaaagggttttgaaaaaaattaagagggACTTCAAGCaaattaataaagataaaaatgaaaaaaataaacttattataaattagttaaaataaattatgaaaataagctAAAAGCTACTAAACAATTGTAAGTTAGTCATACTAGCTTTTATAGCTTTTATAATGCAtgttcttaaagtgacttgtcattcatagatattctaaaatttaaagttaattaatgATCGTATAAAAATTCAATGTGTAATtgtattgtttatattttttttcttttaactcatGCATATAAATACTCCTCTCACTTATACATCCCAACATCGTGTTTACACTAAAATTATCTATTAAGTTGAGATACACAAATGTATTCAACGCTTAATGGGCTAAAAATCACTTCACAACAACTGCAATCTTCAAACCAATTTTTTAAGCACGTAACTATCTCCTccgttttcttttattaaaaaaatacatttttttttgttttcttttgtaatcaaattttgattacttacttcaattatatttaaaatatcttttatttaatagaGAAGATGTGTTTAATATCAAGTTGTAAGGAGAGatagtttagaaaaaaattgttttttaattaaaaataacacaatttaatgaagaaaattattttttttaataaatatgaaataagttttttctttataaaagagaaaaaggaagtaTGAATTAATTAAGAGTTTAATAATCATACAGTATAAATTAGTTAGTGGATAATTtgtattatgattaatttaaaagttaaaatatatgtttgatcacttaacttatttttacgagatcattttaaaacttttaattcataaaaaatcgatttaaaaccaaaaagcaagtTGAGGgaataaacatatattttagcCATTAATTTATGCTAAATTCCATCTCATTTCTATCAACATAGTAGCACTCCTAGAATCGTGTTCTAATCGTGAGCATTTTTAGGATTGAGTAGGTTGTTCCTTAATTGTCCTCAACTTGAGGACTCAGCCCTTGCCGACTAGGCCACCACCACACACaaataatctatttatttataaagtaCACCAAATCAAAACGTGCAAAACTATACGGCAACGCTGAATGAAGTGTTTGCAAACGAAAGTGATACTTGAAGTCGTCCTGTGAGCTCAGTAgtgtcacacacacacacaaacacttgTTCTACGTGGCCCGAAATGCCGACATGAGATAAACCTAACCTAAGCCgtcttgaaaataaaaactaaaacatgGCTGGAACCCCTCCGAGTTGACTGCAACTGGCACCAGTTTTTCCCCAACTGACGGCTGGCTGGGACTGTAAAAGAGTCCAAAGAAACAAAGagccaaaataataataaaaagttttgGCCCACACAACCCAAAAAAACACACTCTACAAGCCTAAATCGTCACGTGGTAGAACTAAAGGCCCCACACATGTCCCAAGCGGTGTTGTAATTGCGCACGTGTTACTCATGCCGCTTCTTCTACCTTTCTCCCCATGTCTCTCTCCACGAGTTGACGACTACCTCTTTTACGTGTCCATATGTCAACCCTCTTCTTTccacccttttttttattttattattaataaaaacccCCTCTGCCCATTGTATTGCTACTACTTTactttaatcaatatttaataGTAGCATGGCACTACAGTGAACCAAACCCATTATATGTATCACACATTCCAACCCTCCTTCTCCACATTTCCTTTCTTttactcccccccccccccccataaaaaaatatagagagaGATGAGTTTTCAAGGTTTTCTTTCTCTCCAATCAATGTCTGCAACCTGCGGCTTCTTGTTCTTCGCCTTCACCCTTCTGTTTTCCTTCTTCTCGTTCCTCGTTTTTGTCTCGAGGATGAAGCCGTGGTGTAACTGCGATGTTTGCAAGAGCTACTTGACGGTGAGTTGGCTGAACAAGTTTCCAAATCTCTGCGACTGGTACACTCATCTTCTGCGCAAATCCCCAACCGGCACCATCCACGTGCACGTGCTGGAGAACACCATAACCTCGAACCCCGTCAACGTGGAGTACATTCTCAAGACGAATTTCCAAAACTACCCCAAGGGGAAACCGTTCTCCGTCATCCTCGGCGATCTTCTTGGAAGAGGAATCTTCAACGTCGACGGCGAATCGTGGAAGTTACAACGCAAGATGGCGAGTTTGGAGCTCGGGAGCGTCGCTATTCGAACGAACGCGATGGAATTGGTCAACGAGGAGATCCACGCGCGTCTGATCCCATTCATAATGGGATCAGTCACGCACGACGAATTAAACGACTCCGTCTGCGTTTTGGATTTGCAAGATATATTACGAAGATTCTCGTTCGACAACATATGCAAATTCTCGTTCGGTCTCGACCCGGGCTGTCTCCTACCGAATCTCCCAGTCTCAAACCTCGCCGACGCGTTTGACTTGGCCTCGAAGCTTTCCGCGGAACGCGCCATGAACGCGTCGCCGTTTATTTGGAAACTAAAACGACTCCTCAACGTAGGTTCCGAAAGAAAACTGAGAGAAGCAATCAACGTTGTAAACGACGTCGCTAATGAGATGATCAAACAGAGAATAGAAATGGGGTTCAACACGCGGAACGACCTTCTCTCGCGGTTCACGGGATCCATAAACGACGACGTTTATTTAAGAGACATTGTGGTGAGTTTTCTCTTAGCGGGCCGTGACACCATCGCCTCCGGGTTAACGGGCTTTTTTATGTTGTTGTCTAAAAGCCCGGAGGTGGAGGAGTTGATTAGAGAGGAGGCGGGCCGGGTGGTGGGCCCGGGCCAGGAGTTTCCTTCGTTTGAACAAATCCGCGAAATGCATTACCTGAACGCGGCGATTCACGAGAGCATGAGGCTGTTCCCACCGATTCAGTTCGATTCGAAGTTCGCCACGGAGGATGACGTGTTGCCAGATGGCACTTTTGTGAGAAAGGGTAGTAGGGTAACTTACCACCCTTACGCGATGGGCCGAATGG
The nucleotide sequence above comes from Glycine soja cultivar W05 chromosome 11, ASM419377v2, whole genome shotgun sequence. Encoded proteins:
- the LOC114377550 gene encoding cytochrome P450 94C1-like encodes the protein MSFQGFLSLQSMSATCGFLFFAFTLLFSFFSFLVFVSRMKPWCNCDVCKSYLTVSWLNKFPNLCDWYTHLLRKSPTGTIHVHVLENTITSNPVNVEYILKTNFQNYPKGKPFSVILGDLLGRGIFNVDGESWKLQRKMASLELGSVAIRTNAMELVNEEIHARLIPFIMGSVTHDELNDSVCVLDLQDILRRFSFDNICKFSFGLDPGCLLPNLPVSNLADAFDLASKLSAERAMNASPFIWKLKRLLNVGSERKLREAINVVNDVANEMIKQRIEMGFNTRNDLLSRFTGSINDDVYLRDIVVSFLLAGRDTIASGLTGFFMLLSKSPEVEELIREEAGRVVGPGQEFPSFEQIREMHYLNAAIHESMRLFPPIQFDSKFATEDDVLPDGTFVRKGSRVTYHPYAMGRMENIWGPDCLEFRPERWLRDGVFVPACPFKYPVFQAGVRVCLGKDLALMEMKSVVLALVRRFDIRVVQSGQEPRFEPGLTATLRGGLPVRVRVCERK